From the Candidatus Hydrogenedens sp. genome, one window contains:
- a CDS encoding TIGR00266 family protein: MADKIDYQIYGNDMQAVQITLDPGESVFAEAGAMLSMDNGIEMQTSAGGLMKGLKRMLTGESFFITNFYNQGSQRANVIFSAPYPGKIIPIDLKMFDGTFICQKDAFLCAAGGVEITPTLVKKIGIGLFGGEGFILQKIVGDGFAFVHIGGTVLERELSGGETLRVDTGCIAGFSSTVKYDIQFLSGFKNVLFGGEGLFLATLQGPGKIYLQTLPFSRLADRIISASRRNREETNIGGGGKGLGMLGRLIG; encoded by the coding sequence ATGGCAGATAAGATTGATTATCAGATTTATGGAAACGATATGCAAGCCGTACAGATTACCCTTGACCCGGGTGAATCGGTTTTTGCAGAGGCTGGAGCCATGCTTTCGATGGATAACGGTATTGAAATGCAAACAAGTGCTGGCGGACTTATGAAAGGACTGAAACGGATGCTTACCGGAGAATCGTTTTTTATTACGAATTTTTATAATCAAGGGAGCCAAAGGGCAAATGTGATTTTTTCGGCTCCATATCCTGGGAAAATTATCCCTATTGATTTGAAGATGTTCGATGGAACTTTTATATGTCAAAAGGATGCTTTTTTATGTGCGGCTGGTGGTGTAGAGATAACACCAACGCTGGTGAAAAAAATTGGTATAGGCTTGTTTGGTGGTGAAGGATTTATCTTACAAAAGATAGTAGGGGATGGATTTGCCTTTGTGCATATTGGTGGAACAGTCCTGGAACGGGAATTATCAGGTGGGGAAACGCTTCGTGTGGATACGGGCTGTATTGCAGGCTTTTCATCTACAGTGAAATACGATATTCAATTTCTGTCTGGATTTAAGAATGTTCTATTCGGGGGTGAAGGGTTGTTTCTTGCAACTTTGCAGGGACCGGGAAAAATATATCTTCAAACCTTGCCTTTTTCGCGTCTCGCTGACCGCATTATCTCTGCATCGCGTAGAAATCGTGAAGAGACGAATATTGGCGGTGGTGGTAAAGGATTAGGAATGTTAGGACGGTTAATAGGTG